A single region of the Tursiops truncatus isolate mTurTru1 chromosome 18, mTurTru1.mat.Y, whole genome shotgun sequence genome encodes:
- the RPL21 gene encoding large ribosomal subunit protein eL21 — translation MTNTKGKRRGTRYMFSRPFRKHGVVPLATYMRIYKKGDIVDIKGMGTVQKGMPHKCYHGKTGRVYNVTQHAVGIIVNKQVKGKILAKRINVRIEHIKHSKSRDSFLKRVKENDQKKKEAKEKGTWVQLKRQPAPPREAHFVRTNGKEPELLEPIPYEFMA, via the exons ATGACCAacacaaagggaaagaggaggggcaCCCGCTACATGTTCTCTAGGCCTTTTAGAAAACATG GAGTTGTTCCTTTGGCCACATACATGCGAATCTACAAGAAAGGTGATATTGTAGATATCAAG GGAATGGGCACTGTTCAAAAAGGAATGCCCCACAAGTGTTACCATGGCAAAACTGGGAGAGTCTACAATGTTACCCAGCATGCTGTTGGCATCATTGTAAACAAACAAGTTAA gGGCAAGATTCTTGCCAAGAGAATTAATGTGCGTATTGAGCATATTAAGCACTCTAAGAGCCGGGATAGCTTCCTGAAACGGGTGaaggaaaatgatcagaaaaagaaggaagccaaagagaaaggtACTTGGGTTCAACTGAAGCGCCAG CCTGCTCCACCCAGAGAAGCACACTTCGTGAGAACCAATGGAAAGGAGCCTGAACTGTTGGAGCCCATTCCCTATGAATTCATGGCATGA